One Brevibacillus choshinensis genomic window carries:
- a CDS encoding helix-turn-helix domain-containing protein, translating to MEESTKQLAKMLGDRIRSLRLDLGLSQEQLGERSGLHTNYIGQIERGEKNLTLETLLKIARSLVTSLEQLLHSIDPLDPHTPLGQIVVMLSERPVTDQALVLALMKTVFTWEDEKRK from the coding sequence ATGGAAGAGAGTACGAAACAACTCGCAAAAATGCTAGGTGATCGAATTCGCAGTCTCCGTCTGGATCTAGGGCTTAGCCAGGAGCAGCTAGGTGAGCGGTCTGGACTGCACACCAACTACATTGGCCAAATCGAGCGGGGAGAGAAGAACCTTACCCTCGAAACCCTGCTGAAAATTGCCCGTAGCTTAGTAACTTCCTTGGAGCAGCTCCTGCATTCCATTGATCCGCTTGATCCTCACACCCCTCTTGGGCAAATTGTCGTGATGCTCTCTGAACGTCCTGTTACGGATCAGGCACTAGTTTTAGCATTGATGAAAACTGTGTTTACGTGGGAAGACGAAAAGCGGAAGTAA
- a CDS encoding flagellin hook IN motif-containing protein, protein MNVDLTWDIPLNGFTTGQVMGSAADSFIQQYYNDHHIELGQRTMAGIGFGDTFSVSRFQTGSSNVITIGGDDWDEFFDTDTAYGSNTDTSKNRSFTISDGSKTATITLEWKLDDMDDLVDVINDELTSEGVQATAVKVSAGTFKIVAKKANVTITISGANSNDFF, encoded by the coding sequence GTGAATGTGGATCTGACCTGGGATATCCCGTTAAACGGTTTTACCACTGGGCAGGTGATGGGTTCCGCCGCGGATAGTTTCATCCAGCAGTATTATAACGACCATCACATTGAGCTGGGGCAAAGAACCATGGCTGGCATAGGATTTGGTGATACCTTTTCCGTTTCACGCTTCCAGACCGGGTCAAGTAATGTGATCACGATCGGCGGTGATGATTGGGATGAATTCTTTGATACGGACACGGCTTATGGAAGCAATACGGACACCAGCAAAAACCGTTCCTTTACCATCAGTGACGGATCAAAGACAGCAACGATTACCTTGGAGTGGAAGCTCGACGACATGGACGATCTGGTAGACGTAATCAACGATGAATTGACGTCAGAAGGTGTGCAGGCGACAGCAGTGAAAGTGAGTGCAGGTACTTTTAAAATTGTAGCGAAAAAAGCCAACGTCACGATTACAATAAGCGGAGCTAACAGCAATGATTTCTTTTAG